One part of the Caproiciproducens sp. CPB-2 genome encodes these proteins:
- a CDS encoding iron-containing alcohol dehydrogenase produces MLNFKYSIPTEIFFGKGQISALSDELLRYGNSVLLVYGGGSIKRARLYDTVVRLLADAKIAYWELGGVEPNPRIDTVRAGAQLCKENGIDTVLAIGGGSSIDCAKVVAAAANYDGDAWDLVLHPDKIGKVLPIAAVLTIAATGSEMDRIAVISNMATNEKLATSHDGLRPRFAVMDPEYTYTVPKYQTASGTADIFSHVLESYFVKTPGVYLQRRFCEALLKTCLHYGPKAMTDPENYEARANLMWASSLAINDLITYGTERRWTVHPIEHVLSAHYDITHGVGLAVLTPSWMRFVCGFSENLPYFAEYGVNVWNLTAGLPQEVLAQQAIEKTESFFEALGLPKHLSELGIPFDLLEPMAEQAAGSGRVGGFQPLSKEDVFSILKMSY; encoded by the coding sequence ATGCTGAATTTTAAATACTCGATCCCGACAGAAATATTTTTTGGAAAGGGCCAGATTTCCGCTCTTTCAGATGAACTGCTCCGCTATGGAAACAGCGTACTGCTTGTTTACGGCGGCGGCAGCATCAAGCGGGCGAGACTTTACGACACCGTTGTACGGCTGCTTGCCGATGCGAAAATCGCTTACTGGGAGCTTGGCGGCGTTGAGCCGAACCCCAGGATCGACACGGTACGCGCCGGCGCACAGCTGTGCAAAGAGAATGGAATCGACACGGTCCTCGCGATCGGCGGCGGCAGCAGCATCGATTGCGCGAAGGTTGTGGCGGCCGCGGCAAATTATGACGGCGACGCATGGGACTTAGTGCTGCATCCTGATAAGATCGGCAAGGTTCTCCCCATTGCCGCCGTGCTCACCATTGCGGCGACCGGCTCGGAAATGGACCGGATCGCCGTGATATCCAACATGGCTACGAACGAGAAGCTTGCGACGAGCCATGACGGCCTGCGCCCGCGCTTCGCCGTCATGGACCCGGAATACACCTACACGGTTCCGAAATACCAGACCGCTTCCGGAACGGCGGATATTTTCAGCCATGTGCTTGAAAGCTACTTTGTAAAAACCCCCGGCGTTTATCTCCAAAGACGGTTTTGCGAGGCTCTGCTGAAAACGTGTCTGCATTACGGACCGAAAGCGATGACCGATCCGGAGAATTATGAAGCGCGCGCCAACCTCATGTGGGCTTCCTCCCTCGCGATCAACGACCTGATCACCTACGGGACGGAACGCCGGTGGACGGTACACCCCATCGAGCATGTGCTCAGCGCGCATTACGATATCACACACGGCGTCGGCCTTGCCGTATTGACGCCGAGCTGGATGCGCTTTGTGTGCGGATTTTCGGAAAACCTTCCGTATTTCGCGGAATACGGTGTCAATGTGTGGAACCTTACTGCCGGCCTTCCGCAGGAAGTGCTGGCACAGCAGGCCATTGAAAAAACGGAGAGCTTCTTCGAAGCGCTGGGCCTGCCGAAACATCTGAGCGAACTGGGGATTCCTTTTGACCTTCTGGAGCCAATGGCGGAACAGGCGGCCGGCAGCGGACGGGTCGGAGGGTTCCAGCCCCTTTCAAAAGAGGATGTATTCTCCATTTTAAAAATGTCGTACTAA
- a CDS encoding aspartate aminotransferase family protein, which translates to MKLSEYGKTAEDVKALVKKYMIDTYERYNFVCERAKDMYLYNEKGEAYLDFYGGIAVNSAGNCNEKVVAAVRDQVGDVIHTFNYPYTLPQALLAEKICTTLGFDKIFYQSTGTEANEAMIKMARKYGVEKYGKNKYHIITAKKGFHGRTYGSMSATGQPDNACQIGFKPILPGFTYADYNDLESFRSQVTEDTIAIMVEPIQGEGGVIPATPEFLKGLRSLCDEKGLLLLFDEVQTGWCRTGDVMAFMGYGVKPDILSMAKAMGGGMPISAIVTSAEIAKAFTMGSHGTTYGGNAVCCAASLAQVTELIDRDLAGNAKKMGRYLTEKLRTLPHVKEVRGKGLLIGIEYDGPVGLEIKHGCFDRKMLVTLIGDRVIRLIPPLILTEKNCDAAFEILKEVSETI; encoded by the coding sequence ATGAAACTGAGTGAGTATGGTAAAACGGCGGAAGATGTGAAGGCTCTGGTCAAAAAGTATATGATCGACACCTACGAGCGCTATAACTTCGTCTGTGAGCGCGCGAAAGACATGTACCTTTACAATGAGAAGGGCGAAGCGTACCTTGATTTTTACGGCGGAATCGCGGTGAACAGTGCGGGCAACTGCAACGAAAAGGTCGTAGCGGCCGTTCGGGACCAGGTCGGCGACGTGATCCATACCTTCAACTATCCGTACACCCTGCCGCAGGCGCTGCTTGCCGAAAAAATCTGCACCACACTGGGTTTTGACAAGATTTTTTATCAGAGCACCGGAACCGAAGCAAACGAAGCGATGATAAAAATGGCAAGAAAATACGGGGTCGAAAAATACGGAAAGAACAAATACCACATCATCACCGCGAAAAAAGGCTTCCACGGCAGGACCTACGGCTCCATGTCGGCAACCGGTCAGCCGGACAACGCCTGCCAGATCGGGTTCAAGCCGATACTTCCGGGCTTCACCTACGCGGATTACAACGATCTGGAATCGTTCCGGTCCCAGGTAACCGAGGACACCATCGCCATTATGGTCGAGCCGATTCAGGGAGAGGGCGGCGTCATTCCCGCAACCCCGGAGTTTTTGAAGGGGCTGCGTTCCCTCTGCGATGAAAAGGGGCTGCTGCTGCTGTTTGACGAGGTACAGACCGGCTGGTGCAGAACGGGGGACGTCATGGCCTTTATGGGATACGGGGTAAAGCCGGATATTCTCTCCATGGCCAAGGCGATGGGCGGCGGGATGCCGATTTCCGCCATCGTTACCAGCGCGGAAATCGCAAAGGCCTTTACCATGGGCTCCCACGGGACCACCTACGGCGGCAACGCCGTCTGCTGCGCGGCCTCGCTCGCGCAGGTAACCGAGCTGATCGACCGGGATCTGGCCGGCAACGCAAAGAAAATGGGCCGTTACCTTACGGAAAAGCTCCGCACGCTTCCCCATGTAAAAGAGGTCCGGGGCAAGGGCCTCCTGATCGGCATCGAGTACGACGGGCCGGTCGGGCTGGAAATCAAGCACGGCTGTTTTGACCGTAAGATGCTGGTCACGCTGATCGGCGACCGCGTTATCCGCCTGATTCCGCCGCTGATTCTGACGGAAAAGAACTGCGACGCAGCCTTCGAAATTCTGAAAGAGGTCTCGGAAACAATCTGA
- a CDS encoding ABC transporter substrate-binding protein, with amino-acid sequence MKKSANAKKGIRVLSAVMIGTIFLSLTACGGSQTATSSAAGSASAAGASSGKKWAGKTLTVCSWGGAIQAAQKKTIFDKFAEETGCTIVEDTDPSPAKVKAAVQAGKMEVDVWDVDTDFAFRGEKEGLFEKLDFNVIKKDGLVENFITEYSVPSEMSAICISWNTNQFSESNRPKNWTEFFDTAKFPGSRTLYSNPMSMLEAVLMADGVSIDEMYPLDVDRAFKYLDAHKKDIQTFWDSGSQSVQLVSSGDNPLGEVWAGRIIKAKEEGQPVEYDWNQAIITSDSWVIGKGSKNVEMANDFIAFATSAQVVADYAIEYPGNAPCNTDAYKLMTQEQVDKLASSPEKVKNQVYYDVKWWVDNYDAVYQRFQEWKLS; translated from the coding sequence ATGAAAAAGAGTGCAAATGCGAAAAAAGGGATCCGGGTCCTTTCCGCTGTAATGATCGGAACCATTTTCCTTTCCCTGACCGCCTGCGGCGGCAGCCAGACCGCCACATCCTCCGCAGCGGGTTCCGCATCCGCCGCCGGAGCGTCCAGCGGGAAAAAATGGGCCGGAAAAACCCTGACGGTCTGCAGCTGGGGCGGCGCGATTCAGGCGGCACAGAAAAAAACGATCTTCGATAAGTTTGCCGAAGAGACCGGCTGCACCATCGTGGAAGATACCGATCCGAGCCCCGCAAAGGTAAAAGCAGCGGTTCAGGCGGGAAAAATGGAGGTCGACGTATGGGACGTTGACACGGACTTTGCTTTCCGCGGTGAAAAAGAGGGCTTATTCGAAAAGCTCGACTTCAATGTCATCAAAAAAGACGGTCTGGTTGAGAACTTCATAACGGAATATTCCGTGCCGTCGGAAATGTCCGCGATCTGTATTTCGTGGAATACGAATCAATTCTCCGAATCGAACCGGCCGAAAAACTGGACGGAATTCTTTGACACCGCGAAATTTCCCGGCAGCCGCACGCTGTACTCCAACCCGATGTCCATGCTGGAAGCGGTGTTGATGGCGGACGGCGTTTCGATCGACGAAATGTATCCGCTCGATGTGGACCGGGCCTTCAAATATCTGGACGCGCATAAAAAAGACATCCAGACCTTCTGGGATTCCGGTTCCCAGTCCGTCCAGCTGGTTTCCAGCGGCGACAACCCGCTCGGCGAGGTCTGGGCGGGACGTATCATCAAGGCAAAGGAAGAGGGCCAGCCGGTGGAATATGACTGGAATCAGGCGATCATCACCAGCGATTCCTGGGTGATCGGGAAAGGCTCGAAAAACGTTGAGATGGCAAACGACTTCATCGCATTCGCGACCTCCGCGCAGGTTGTGGCAGACTACGCGATCGAGTACCCCGGCAACGCTCCCTGCAACACGGACGCCTACAAGCTTATGACGCAGGAACAGGTCGACAAGCTGGCGTCCTCACCGGAAAAGGTAAAAAATCAGGTCTACTACGATGTAAAATGGTGGGTCGACAATTACGACGCCGTCTACCAGCGCTTCCAGGAATGGAAATTAAGCTGA
- a CDS encoding ABC transporter ATP-binding protein — protein MGANIKMENIDKRYKLANVIRDVNIEIQDGEFLTILGPSGAGKTTLLKMIAGFEDPSKGKILINGNDISRTPIHKRNIGMLFQNYALFPHMTVYKNVEYPLSVRKMAKKERREKIDAVLKRVRLSEYASRYPRELSGGQQQRVALARALVFDPLILLLDEPMAALDKQLRKQMQLEIKEIHRELGITTVSVTHDQEEALTMASKVCIMKDGMIEQVATPVEIYEKPASVFCAKFIGEANVIPCPVVSVDAAGKGKIGVHGLVIPAPDQTRSYAEDDTVNIVIRPEKINLVDDSYGGLKFRGIVEQCVYIGDCLKLKVRLTNGHHLKVKVFTSYALSLDVGDEVLLGISEEDIVQVKP, from the coding sequence ATGGGTGCCAATATCAAAATGGAAAACATCGATAAACGCTATAAGCTGGCAAATGTCATCAGGGACGTCAATATTGAAATTCAGGACGGGGAATTCCTGACGATTCTGGGGCCGAGCGGCGCCGGAAAAACCACGCTGCTGAAGATGATCGCCGGATTTGAGGACCCCTCCAAAGGAAAAATCCTCATCAACGGGAACGACATTTCCAGAACGCCGATTCATAAGCGCAATATCGGGATGCTGTTCCAGAACTACGCGCTGTTTCCACATATGACGGTGTATAAAAATGTGGAATACCCGCTGAGCGTGCGAAAAATGGCAAAGAAGGAACGCAGGGAAAAAATCGACGCCGTTCTCAAGCGGGTACGCCTGTCGGAATACGCGTCGCGTTATCCCCGGGAACTCAGCGGCGGCCAGCAGCAGCGTGTCGCGCTGGCCAGAGCACTGGTGTTCGATCCGCTGATCCTTCTGCTGGACGAACCGATGGCCGCGCTTGACAAACAGCTGAGAAAACAGATGCAGCTGGAAATCAAGGAAATTCACCGGGAGCTGGGCATCACCACGGTTTCCGTCACGCACGATCAGGAGGAAGCCCTGACCATGGCGTCCAAGGTCTGCATTATGAAGGACGGCATGATCGAGCAGGTCGCAACGCCCGTGGAAATATACGAAAAACCGGCGTCCGTATTCTGTGCCAAATTTATCGGAGAAGCAAACGTGATCCCCTGCCCGGTGGTTTCCGTCGATGCCGCCGGAAAAGGAAAGATCGGCGTTCACGGGCTGGTGATCCCGGCCCCGGACCAGACGCGGAGCTATGCGGAGGACGATACGGTCAACATTGTGATCCGGCCGGAAAAAATCAATCTGGTCGACGATTCCTACGGCGGACTGAAGTTCAGGGGGATTGTCGAGCAGTGCGTTTATATCGGAGACTGTCTGAAGCTGAAGGTCCGCCTGACGAACGGGCACCATCTGAAAGTCAAGGTATTTACCAGCTATGCGCTGTCCTTAGACGTGGGTGACGAAGTGCTGCTCGGCATTTCGGAAGAGGATATTGTTCAGGTAAAGCCCTGA
- a CDS encoding helix-turn-helix domain-containing protein: MEKERYQQLLVSLEKDAKTEILENGAAVEIRSCYDCARGKMDPLLKQELGQTFIGYLTQVRMQEAIKLAGVTRLSIKEIAEHTGYSNPTYFCRVFKKFTGQTIGGYRESNTE, encoded by the coding sequence ATGGAAAAGGAAAGGTATCAGCAGTTATTGGTCAGTTTGGAGAAAGACGCCAAAACAGAAATATTGGAGAATGGGGCGGCGGTTGAAATTCGCAGCTGCTATGACTGTGCAAGGGGGAAAATGGACCCTCTGCTGAAACAGGAGCTGGGGCAGACCTTCATCGGCTATCTTACGCAGGTAAGAATGCAGGAAGCCATCAAACTGGCGGGCGTAACCCGCCTTTCCATCAAAGAAATAGCGGAGCACACCGGATATTCCAACCCCACCTATTTTTGCCGCGTGTTCAAGAAGTTTACCGGACAGACGATCGGCGGGTACCGGGAAAGCAACACCGAATAG